One stretch of Comamonas testosteroni DNA includes these proteins:
- a CDS encoding AMP-binding protein → MDAAAPWFKNYPPNVPHDVQPEQYRSLVHLLEEAFSQHAERPFSVCMDRWMSYAELDKLSAQMGAWLQSLGLEPGARVAIMLPNVPQFAVSMAGVLRAGFTCVNVNPLYTARELEHQLKDSGATAIIILENFAHTLAQVLERSHIRHICLTGMGDLLGGLYGNWITFAVRHLAKMVPAFDLPLGSDSGAGSQQRQVTQFSKALTEGAGRKLIPSTATLDSIAFLQYTGGTTGLSKGAVLTHRNIVAATLQAHTWFTPALEGRVKANETHIVAALPLYHIFALTVSLFAMRLGGSLSLIPNPRDIPKFVKVLKKRPFHVLPAVNTLFNALLNNPDFRQLDFSQLFISQAGGMAASEGTARQWQQTTGCAMIEGWGMSETCAIGTNNPVTNKEFTGTIGLPLPGISVAIKDEEGRNLPNGQAGELCIKGPNVMHSYYNQPAETAKAFTADGYMRTGDIGVLDDEGYTRIIDRKKDMMVVSGFNVYPNELENVISMCPGVLECAAVGVKDDQQGESIKVYVVRSDPSLTEDRVMRYCQEQLTGYKRPRYIEFRDELPKTNVGKILRRELRSN, encoded by the coding sequence ATGGACGCTGCCGCTCCCTGGTTCAAGAACTATCCGCCCAATGTGCCGCACGATGTACAGCCCGAGCAGTACCGCTCGCTGGTACACCTGCTCGAGGAAGCCTTTTCCCAGCATGCAGAGCGTCCGTTTTCGGTCTGCATGGACCGCTGGATGAGCTATGCCGAGCTGGACAAGCTATCCGCACAGATGGGGGCCTGGCTGCAGAGCCTGGGCCTGGAGCCAGGGGCACGCGTGGCCATCATGCTGCCCAATGTGCCGCAGTTCGCCGTCAGCATGGCCGGCGTGCTGCGCGCAGGCTTTACCTGCGTCAACGTCAACCCGCTCTACACCGCGCGCGAGCTCGAGCATCAGCTCAAGGACTCGGGGGCCACGGCCATCATCATCCTGGAGAACTTTGCCCACACCCTGGCCCAGGTGCTGGAGCGCAGCCATATCCGTCATATCTGCCTGACCGGCATGGGCGATCTGCTTGGCGGCCTGTATGGAAACTGGATCACCTTTGCCGTGCGCCACCTGGCCAAGATGGTGCCGGCCTTTGACCTGCCCCTTGGCTCGGATTCAGGCGCAGGCAGCCAGCAGCGCCAGGTCACCCAGTTCAGCAAGGCGCTGACCGAGGGCGCTGGACGCAAGCTCATCCCCAGCACGGCCACGCTGGACTCGATTGCCTTTCTGCAATACACGGGCGGCACAACAGGCCTGTCCAAGGGGGCAGTACTGACCCATCGCAATATCGTCGCCGCCACGCTGCAGGCCCATACCTGGTTCACCCCTGCGCTGGAAGGCAGGGTCAAGGCCAATGAGACCCACATTGTTGCGGCCTTGCCGCTCTATCACATCTTCGCGCTCACCGTGAGTCTGTTCGCCATGCGACTGGGAGGCAGCCTGAGCCTGATCCCCAACCCGCGCGATATCCCGAAATTTGTGAAGGTGCTCAAGAAGCGGCCCTTCCATGTGCTGCCTGCCGTGAACACCTTGTTCAATGCGCTGCTCAACAACCCGGATTTCCGCCAGCTCGATTTCTCGCAGCTGTTCATCTCCCAGGCCGGCGGCATGGCGGCGTCCGAAGGCACGGCGCGTCAGTGGCAGCAGACCACGGGCTGCGCCATGATCGAAGGCTGGGGCATGAGCGAGACTTGTGCCATAGGCACGAACAATCCCGTGACCAACAAGGAGTTCACAGGCACCATAGGCCTGCCTCTACCCGGCATCTCGGTCGCCATCAAGGACGAGGAAGGCCGCAACCTGCCCAACGGCCAGGCCGGCGAGCTGTGCATCAAGGGCCCCAACGTCATGCACAGCTACTACAACCAGCCGGCAGAGACCGCCAAGGCCTTCACGGCCGACGGCTATATGCGTACCGGCGATATCGGCGTGCTGGACGACGAGGGCTACACCCGCATCATCGACCGCAAAAAGGACATGATGGTGGTCAGCGGCTTCAACGTCTACCCAAACGAGCTGGAAAACGTCATCTCCATGTGCCCCGGCGTGCTCGAATGCGCAGCCGTGGGCGTCAAGGACGATCAGCAGGGCGAATCCATCAAGGTCTATGTGGTGCGCAGCGACCCCTCGCTGACGGAAGACCGGGTCATGCGCTACTGCCAGGAGCAGCTGACAGGCTACAAACGGCCACGCTATATCGAGTTCCGCGACGAGCTGCCCAAGACCAATGTGGGCAAGATCCTGAGGCGCGAGCTGCGGTCGAACTGA
- a CDS encoding MBL fold metallo-hydrolase, whose protein sequence is MNASPAMHVPLPPGMTVLERGWLSANNIVFAAQAGDAEGAAVIDTGYVTHSAQTLALIESTLAGQPLTRILNTHLHSDHCGGNAALQQAYPQVQTLIPPGQAEQVRNWDEAALSYAPTGQECPRFAITGLLQAGSTVRLSGRDWQIHAAPGHDPHSVILFEPDSRILISADALWENGFGVVFPEIEGIAAFDEVTATLDVIERLEPRLVVPGHGGLFGDVQAALGIARKRLASFVQAPERHASYAAKVLLKYKLLEWQSIRVQELKNWVHATPYFGTLHQNYFDAQTAQQWLDSLIESLVASGAAELRRDAAGTPILLNR, encoded by the coding sequence ATGAATGCATCCCCGGCAATGCATGTCCCACTGCCACCCGGCATGACCGTGCTGGAGCGCGGCTGGCTGTCGGCCAACAACATCGTCTTTGCCGCGCAGGCCGGCGATGCCGAAGGCGCTGCCGTCATCGATACCGGCTATGTCACGCATAGCGCGCAAACCCTGGCGCTGATCGAAAGCACACTGGCAGGTCAGCCGCTGACGCGCATTCTCAACACCCATCTGCACAGCGACCATTGCGGCGGCAATGCCGCACTGCAGCAGGCTTATCCACAGGTGCAGACCTTGATCCCTCCGGGTCAGGCCGAACAGGTACGCAACTGGGACGAGGCCGCCCTCAGCTATGCCCCCACGGGCCAGGAATGCCCGCGCTTTGCCATCACCGGTCTGCTGCAGGCCGGCAGCACGGTGCGCCTGTCGGGCCGCGACTGGCAGATCCATGCAGCCCCCGGCCATGATCCGCATTCGGTGATTCTGTTCGAGCCCGACAGCCGCATCCTGATCTCTGCCGATGCACTATGGGAAAACGGCTTTGGCGTGGTCTTCCCCGAGATCGAGGGCATTGCCGCCTTTGACGAAGTCACCGCCACCCTGGACGTGATCGAGCGCCTGGAGCCCCGCCTTGTCGTGCCCGGACACGGCGGCTTGTTTGGCGATGTGCAGGCGGCTCTGGGCATTGCCCGCAAGCGGCTGGCCAGCTTTGTACAGGCACCGGAGCGCCATGCCAGCTATGCCGCCAAGGTGCTGCTCAAATACAAGCTGCTGGAGTGGCAAAGCATCAGGGTGCAAGAGCTGAAGAACTGGGTTCATGCCACCCCCTATTTCGGCACCCTGCACCAAAACTACTTCGATGCCCAAACGGCACAGCAATGGCTGGACAGCCTGATCGAGAGCCTGGTGGCCAGCGGCGCGGCCGAGCTGCGGCGCGATGCAGCCGGTACTCCCATCCTGCTCAACCGCTGA
- a CDS encoding bacteriohemerythrin, whose product MRETPTLAWSDALLMGHGAMDEIHEEFVQLAGRLECASDEQLPGLLQTMEAHLQHHFAEEDQWMLSTGFPPRDCHIDEHAAVLKSVAEVRVKLAEGNVALCRDLTKALVDWFPGHATHLDSALAHWLSKQRFGGKPVVIRRNILSSAESH is encoded by the coding sequence ATGAGAGAGACACCCACCCTGGCCTGGAGCGACGCACTGCTGATGGGCCATGGCGCCATGGACGAGATTCACGAGGAGTTCGTGCAACTGGCGGGCCGGCTCGAATGCGCCAGCGACGAGCAGTTGCCCGGATTGCTCCAAACCATGGAGGCCCATCTGCAGCACCACTTTGCCGAAGAGGACCAGTGGATGCTGAGCACCGGCTTTCCTCCACGCGATTGCCATATCGACGAGCATGCGGCCGTGCTCAAGTCCGTGGCGGAAGTCCGCGTCAAGCTCGCCGAAGGCAATGTCGCGCTCTGCCGCGATCTGACCAAAGCCCTGGTGGACTGGTTTCCCGGCCACGCTACGCATCTCGATTCGGCCCTGGCGCACTGGCTGTCCAAGCAACGCTTTGGCGGCAAACCCGTGGTGATTCGCCGCAACATCCTGTCTTCGGCCGAATCGCACTGA
- the phhA gene encoding phenylalanine 4-monooxygenase produces MNSIQNNTAMTGGIGAAPVVYGQSDRPPRGDYTRAHADYTCTQDYAAYTEAEHDTYHRLYERQSALLPGRASQHFIDALPSLGAKERIPRFEEVNERLFKATGWEIVGVPGLIPEVPFFSLLAQRKFPVTDWIRKPEEFEYIVEPDIFHDLFGHVPLLFNPVMADFIQAYGKGGLKAAELGACEMLSRLYWYTVEFGLIRESGGVRAYGAGILSSVGELEYSVNSPQPHRLPLQLERTMRTLYKIDTYQQTYFVIDDMPHLLNLADADFAPLYEQLRQLPTIGAKELLPGEQLI; encoded by the coding sequence ATGAACAGCATCCAGAACAACACCGCCATGACCGGCGGCATCGGCGCGGCCCCCGTCGTCTATGGCCAGTCCGATCGCCCGCCACGCGGCGACTACACGCGTGCCCATGCCGACTACACCTGCACACAGGACTATGCCGCCTATACCGAGGCCGAGCATGACACCTACCACCGCCTCTACGAGCGCCAATCCGCGCTGCTGCCGGGCCGCGCCAGCCAGCATTTCATCGACGCCCTGCCGTCGCTGGGCGCAAAGGAACGCATTCCGCGCTTCGAGGAAGTCAACGAGCGACTGTTCAAGGCCACGGGATGGGAGATCGTCGGCGTTCCGGGTCTGATTCCCGAGGTACCGTTCTTCTCGCTGCTGGCCCAGCGCAAATTCCCGGTCACGGACTGGATACGCAAGCCCGAAGAGTTCGAATACATCGTCGAGCCCGACATCTTTCACGATCTCTTCGGCCATGTGCCGCTGCTGTTCAACCCCGTCATGGCCGATTTCATCCAGGCCTACGGAAAGGGCGGCCTCAAGGCCGCCGAGCTCGGCGCCTGCGAGATGCTGTCGCGCCTGTACTGGTACACGGTGGAATTCGGTCTGATCCGTGAGAGCGGCGGTGTGCGCGCCTATGGCGCAGGCATTCTCAGCTCCGTGGGCGAGCTGGAGTACAGCGTCAACAGCCCGCAGCCGCATCGTCTGCCGCTGCAGCTGGAGCGCACCATGCGCACGCTCTACAAGATCGACACCTATCAGCAGACCTATTTCGTGATTGACGACATGCCCCACCTGCTGAACCTGGCCGATGCCGACTTTGCGCCTCTGTACGAGCAGCTGCGTCAGCTGCCCACCATTGGTGCCAAGGAGCTGCTGCCCGGCGAACAGCTGATTTAG
- a CDS encoding esterase/lipase family protein, protein MNTWFWRCVVMGSWLALLLWCSYWWSRSVAVALLGAGLIASGAGLQLGTQMLMMRAVLRRRGLPLPPAMVVLRAWLSEWRWAWRLFGWQIPFGEHAEPDGAPEDREGEQVQGQVGVVLVHGYFCNRGVWAVWLRRLKARGIPCMAMTLEPAHGSPVDAMVDDLDRCVKEIVQRTHRAPLLVAHSMGGLVVRAWLKRLDADERARHAAHVVTVATPHGGAWLARFAQRLPAVDMREGSDWLQQLGPPPEDVSFSCWCSSSDNIVFPSELAILPNAQCHQVDDAAHMQLLFDPRVWQHCLQLQAQLQGRPPARQRQHQVAEGRASAADAGARACGS, encoded by the coding sequence TTGAATACCTGGTTCTGGCGCTGTGTGGTGATGGGTAGCTGGCTGGCGCTGCTGCTCTGGTGCAGCTATTGGTGGTCGCGCTCAGTTGCTGTGGCACTGCTGGGCGCGGGCCTGATTGCGAGCGGGGCCGGGCTGCAACTGGGCACGCAGATGCTGATGATGCGTGCGGTGCTGCGCCGCCGTGGATTGCCGCTGCCGCCCGCCATGGTCGTGCTGCGGGCCTGGCTGTCGGAGTGGCGCTGGGCCTGGCGGCTGTTCGGCTGGCAGATTCCTTTTGGCGAACATGCAGAGCCCGATGGAGCGCCTGAGGATCGAGAGGGCGAGCAGGTGCAAGGACAGGTGGGCGTGGTACTGGTGCACGGCTATTTCTGCAACCGTGGCGTGTGGGCCGTCTGGCTGCGCAGGCTCAAGGCACGCGGCATTCCCTGCATGGCCATGACGCTGGAGCCTGCGCATGGCAGTCCTGTCGATGCCATGGTGGACGATCTCGACAGATGCGTGAAGGAGATTGTCCAGCGCACGCATCGCGCGCCGCTTCTGGTCGCGCACAGCATGGGCGGTCTGGTGGTGCGGGCCTGGCTCAAGCGCCTGGATGCCGACGAGCGTGCGCGCCATGCAGCCCATGTGGTCACCGTGGCCACGCCGCATGGCGGCGCCTGGCTGGCCCGGTTTGCGCAGCGCCTGCCGGCCGTGGACATGCGCGAGGGAAGCGACTGGCTGCAACAACTGGGGCCGCCGCCCGAGGATGTGTCATTCAGCTGCTGGTGCAGCAGCAGCGACAACATCGTCTTCCCCTCCGAACTTGCTATCTTGCCGAATGCGCAATGTCATCAGGTCGACGATGCAGCGCATATGCAACTGCTGTTTGATCCTCGGGTCTGGCAGCACTGCCTGCAGTTGCAGGCGCAACTGCAGGGGCGACCGCCGGCGCGGCAGCGGCAGCATCAGGTTGCCGAGGGGAGGGCCTCAGCAGCCGATGCGGGTGCGCGGGCCTGCGGGTCCTGA
- a CDS encoding MarR family winged helix-turn-helix transcriptional regulator — MSSSIAADVFEVLHDLLHLFRARLLESLEAVQPGLTFNEFRILMHTGRHPGITQKELVEHSHTDKAQMARTLAQLQDKGWLERSASEADKRVRCLQLSARGQQLFDQLRHRREQIATELLSDFPEAQQGLLHGLLLQARDSAQATRP, encoded by the coding sequence ATGAGTTCATCCATCGCCGCCGATGTGTTTGAAGTGCTGCACGATCTGCTGCACCTGTTTCGCGCGCGCCTGCTTGAGTCGCTTGAAGCAGTGCAACCGGGGCTGACCTTCAACGAATTCCGCATCCTCATGCACACCGGTCGCCACCCCGGCATCACGCAAAAGGAACTGGTCGAGCACAGCCACACCGACAAGGCCCAGATGGCGCGTACCCTGGCCCAGTTGCAGGACAAGGGCTGGCTGGAGCGCTCGGCCAGCGAAGCCGACAAGCGCGTGCGCTGCCTGCAGCTCAGCGCCCGGGGACAGCAGTTGTTCGATCAGCTCAGACACCGGCGCGAGCAGATAGCCACCGAGCTGCTCAGCGACTTTCCCGAAGCCCAGCAGGGCTTGCTGCATGGGCTGCTGCTGCAGGCCAGGGACAGCGCCCAGGCGACGCGACCGTAA
- a CDS encoding DUF3772 domain-containing protein has translation MQYRCNQLLRWLLALQLCIGLAVAAELPANGDIQTTSIAQIQQASNTLDKVRQSLDDADTSETLQALSEKALQSKRDADNAVTALEPLLKQLDARIAQLGPVAEGSEESPELSLQRKDLAQQHSELDSALKRGKLLSMEAKQTTDSIEKIRTQQFNAQIARKVASPLSPSLWKQFAEHLPTDLQRIAALARQGRISFTAAIAEHGWSATLTGIALALFVMFPLRIGLRYAGRKFAASERAPNGRLRRTGLAVWMLVVGTALPGLASLVFIESLRSIDAIAPRLQTVADAWIQSSFVAAFFLSVSACLLVPKRPTWRLLNIDDIAAPALTRFAWGAAGLTWFSMMLNAVDIAARTSAVSSVALDGLIALVYALLIMSVLMVINKQRKRQQLAEREKAAHHGDDYRPATTSRWLMLAWLGGHLTVLAALIAALIGYLNFSVFAATQMVWITVVVLATSLLMKFADDLFTWLCSNESRIGQGFAAGTGLRPSRLEQVGVLLSAFTRVCLLLLGLMALIAPFGNSSSLIVLADTLTNGLPVGDSFLRPMTILRGLLVLVAGLTLFGALQHWLVETFLPKTELDIGARNSISTVARYMGILLSGLWTLAALGIGFEKVALLASALSVGIGFGLQAITQNFVSGLILLAERPVKLGDRVRIGDQVGDIRRISVRATEIQTDDKSTVIVPNSEFITKSVQNLTMDGALGRISIAFSVPLNTDIVKLREVLLGLYAEHEAVLSTPAPSMYVDSINGSVVNITSFGHVSSSRNVYSTRSDLLFGLLQRCAEQKIALVSATDIHLIQDPQARAPASAAEALPSAT, from the coding sequence ATGCAATACCGCTGCAACCAACTGCTGCGCTGGCTTTTAGCGCTCCAACTTTGCATAGGTCTGGCCGTAGCGGCCGAGCTGCCCGCCAATGGCGATATCCAGACCACGTCCATCGCCCAGATTCAACAAGCATCGAACACCCTGGACAAGGTACGCCAGTCGCTCGATGACGCCGACACCTCCGAGACGCTGCAGGCACTGTCCGAAAAAGCCCTGCAGTCCAAACGAGATGCCGACAATGCCGTCACGGCGCTGGAGCCGCTGCTCAAGCAGCTCGACGCTCGCATTGCCCAGCTGGGGCCGGTGGCCGAAGGCAGCGAGGAATCCCCCGAACTGAGCCTGCAGCGCAAGGATCTGGCGCAGCAGCACAGCGAGCTGGACTCCGCGCTCAAGCGCGGCAAGCTGTTGTCCATGGAGGCCAAGCAGACCACGGACAGCATCGAGAAGATCCGCACCCAGCAGTTCAACGCACAGATAGCCCGCAAAGTGGCATCGCCGCTGTCGCCTTCGCTGTGGAAGCAGTTTGCCGAGCATCTGCCGACTGACCTGCAACGCATTGCAGCCCTGGCACGCCAGGGCCGTATCAGCTTTACTGCAGCCATTGCCGAACATGGCTGGTCGGCGACGCTGACCGGCATCGCCCTGGCACTGTTTGTGATGTTTCCGCTGCGCATCGGCCTGCGCTATGCGGGCCGCAAATTTGCGGCCTCCGAACGCGCGCCCAACGGGCGGTTGCGCCGCACGGGTCTGGCCGTCTGGATGCTGGTAGTGGGCACGGCACTGCCCGGCCTGGCCAGTCTGGTATTCATCGAGAGCCTGCGCTCCATAGACGCGATTGCACCGCGCCTGCAGACCGTGGCCGATGCCTGGATTCAATCCTCATTTGTCGCCGCCTTCTTCCTCTCCGTCAGCGCCTGCCTGCTGGTGCCCAAGCGTCCGACCTGGCGACTGCTCAACATCGACGACATCGCCGCCCCTGCGCTCACACGCTTTGCCTGGGGAGCCGCCGGTCTGACCTGGTTCTCCATGATGCTCAACGCGGTGGACATTGCCGCACGCACCAGCGCCGTCAGCAGCGTGGCCCTGGACGGACTGATTGCGCTCGTCTATGCCTTGCTCATCATGTCGGTGCTGATGGTCATCAACAAGCAACGCAAGCGCCAGCAACTGGCCGAGCGTGAGAAAGCCGCTCACCATGGTGACGATTACCGGCCTGCGACAACCAGCCGCTGGCTGATGCTGGCCTGGCTGGGCGGGCATCTGACGGTGCTGGCCGCGCTCATCGCAGCGCTGATCGGCTATCTGAACTTCTCGGTATTCGCAGCCACGCAAATGGTCTGGATCACCGTGGTGGTTCTGGCGACCTCGCTGCTGATGAAGTTTGCCGACGACCTCTTTACCTGGCTGTGCTCCAACGAGAGCCGTATCGGCCAGGGCTTCGCTGCCGGCACGGGGCTCAGGCCTTCGCGCCTGGAGCAGGTCGGCGTGCTGCTGTCGGCCTTCACGCGTGTCTGTCTGTTGCTGCTGGGGCTGATGGCGCTGATCGCTCCCTTCGGCAACTCCAGCAGCCTGATCGTGCTGGCCGATACGCTGACCAACGGCCTGCCCGTGGGCGACTCCTTCCTGCGTCCCATGACGATTCTGCGCGGCCTGCTGGTGCTGGTGGCGGGGCTGACGCTGTTTGGTGCCTTGCAGCACTGGCTGGTCGAGACCTTTCTGCCCAAGACCGAGCTGGATATAGGCGCACGCAACTCCATCAGCACCGTGGCCCGCTACATGGGCATTTTGCTGTCCGGCCTGTGGACACTGGCGGCCCTGGGCATAGGCTTCGAAAAAGTGGCGCTGCTGGCCAGCGCCTTGTCCGTCGGCATCGGCTTCGGTCTTCAGGCCATCACGCAGAACTTTGTCTCGGGCCTGATTCTGCTGGCCGAGCGTCCCGTGAAGCTGGGGGACCGCGTGCGCATCGGCGATCAGGTCGGCGACATCCGCCGCATCAGCGTGCGCGCCACCGAGATTCAGACCGATGACAAATCCACCGTCATCGTGCCCAATTCGGAGTTCATCACCAAGTCCGTGCAGAACCTGACCATGGATGGCGCGCTGGGCCGCATCTCGATCGCGTTCTCGGTGCCGCTGAACACCGATATCGTCAAGCTGCGCGAGGTGCTGCTGGGCCTCTATGCCGAGCATGAGGCCGTGCTGAGCACCCCGGCCCCTTCAATGTATGTGGACTCCATCAATGGCAGCGTGGTCAACATCACCAGCTTCGGCCATGTCTCCAGCTCGCGCAATGTCTACAGCACGCGCAGCGATCTGCTGTTCGGCCTGCTGCAGCGCTGCGCCGAGCAGAAGATTGCCCTGGTTTCCGCCACCGACATCCACCTGATTCAGGACCCGCAGGCCCGCGCACCCGCATCGGCTGCTGAGGCCCTCCCCTCGGCAACCTGA
- a CDS encoding siderophore-interacting protein, with amino-acid sequence MKIMSNNETVSIMQRVRHEFRSRHVQLLAREQLSPGFIRLTLGGPELAGFVSAGFDDHTKLILPQAGMDRPNLPQMVDGRPHIAGERPTMRDYTPLNYDAARNTLQLEFAEHGSGPAVEWARTAPIGQWLGLAGPRGSLVVPADLDWHVLLGDESAMPAMERRLAELPAGSRAIVRVQIGNPADQRRWSSAAALDLQWVSSLADAVDALELPEGDGFVWAAGENRAMADLRKRILAKSGANPKRMRIASYWKQGEAAHHEELSAND; translated from the coding sequence ATGAAAATCATGTCCAACAACGAGACAGTGTCCATCATGCAGCGTGTACGCCACGAATTCCGCTCCCGCCATGTGCAGCTGCTGGCGCGCGAGCAGCTCAGCCCCGGCTTTATCCGCCTGACCCTGGGCGGCCCCGAACTGGCAGGCTTTGTCAGCGCGGGCTTTGACGACCACACCAAGCTCATCCTGCCTCAGGCCGGGATGGATAGGCCCAATCTGCCGCAGATGGTCGACGGTCGCCCGCACATAGCCGGCGAGCGCCCCACCATGCGCGACTACACGCCGCTGAACTACGACGCCGCCCGCAACACGCTGCAGCTGGAGTTCGCCGAGCATGGTTCTGGCCCCGCCGTGGAATGGGCGCGCACAGCCCCCATCGGTCAGTGGCTGGGTCTGGCCGGCCCGCGCGGCAGCCTGGTCGTGCCCGCCGATCTGGACTGGCATGTGCTGCTGGGCGATGAAAGCGCCATGCCCGCCATGGAGCGCCGCCTGGCGGAATTGCCGGCCGGCAGCCGCGCCATCGTGCGGGTGCAGATCGGCAACCCGGCAGACCAGCGCCGCTGGAGCAGCGCTGCTGCGCTGGACCTGCAGTGGGTGAGTTCGCTGGCCGATGCGGTGGATGCGCTGGAACTGCCCGAAGGAGACGGCTTTGTCTGGGCGGCGGGCGAGAATCGTGCCATGGCCGATCTGCGCAAGCGCATTCTGGCCAAGTCCGGTGCCAATCCCAAGCGCATGCGGATTGCGTCCTACTGGAAGCAGGGCGAGGCCGCCCACCACGAGGAACTGAGCGCGAATGACTGA
- a CDS encoding Bug family tripartite tricarboxylate transporter substrate binding protein, with protein MDAPADTWRLSRRQAMSLAVASATSLIADSAHAARDASALPANTSRSRNELSLVVPYAAGGPLDRAARKLTQETTVLGNINVLNVAGDGGATGAAMVARAGARDPMLLMGAVATHAILPWLNPQLPYDPLRDFQPLTLVARMPHVLVMRSELAMQWRIYTPEDLLRFMSKHRQPLRYASAGNGSIGHIAGQWFQSLTQVPLQHLPFGGARPALSALLEGTADLMFDNIASALPHLRAGRLKAIGVTWRSPLPALPEVPSLDDSIKGMNLTTWFGIFATAGITDSQAKRWSEAFAQTLQRPDIQQYFDAMGVVRDDLRLQDFARLVQAEHARYGQLVKRAQIQMH; from the coding sequence ATGGACGCGCCTGCCGACACCTGGCGCCTTTCCCGCCGCCAGGCCATGTCCCTGGCAGTGGCCTCAGCGACCTCTCTGATCGCGGACAGCGCGCATGCTGCCAGGGATGCGAGCGCCCTGCCAGCGAATACCAGCCGCAGCCGCAACGAACTCTCGCTGGTAGTGCCCTATGCTGCGGGCGGGCCGCTGGATCGGGCGGCGCGCAAGCTGACGCAGGAAACCACGGTCCTGGGCAATATCAATGTGCTCAATGTCGCAGGAGACGGTGGTGCCACGGGTGCAGCCATGGTGGCCAGAGCGGGAGCGCGCGATCCCATGCTGCTGATGGGCGCCGTGGCCACACATGCCATCCTGCCCTGGCTCAACCCCCAGTTGCCCTACGATCCGCTGCGCGACTTTCAGCCGCTGACACTCGTGGCCCGCATGCCCCATGTGCTGGTCATGCGCAGCGAACTGGCCATGCAGTGGCGCATCTACACACCGGAAGATTTGCTGCGCTTCATGTCCAAGCACCGGCAGCCTCTGCGCTATGCCTCGGCGGGCAACGGCAGCATCGGTCACATCGCGGGCCAGTGGTTCCAGTCGCTGACCCAGGTTCCGTTGCAGCATCTGCCGTTTGGCGGGGCCAGACCGGCTCTGTCGGCCCTTCTCGAGGGCACGGCCGATCTGATGTTCGACAACATCGCATCGGCCCTGCCTCATCTGCGGGCCGGCAGGCTCAAGGCCATTGGCGTGACCTGGCGCTCGCCGCTGCCGGCTCTGCCGGAAGTGCCCAGCCTGGACGACAGCATCAAGGGCATGAATCTGACCACCTGGTTCGGCATCTTTGCCACTGCCGGCATCACGGACAGCCAGGCCAAGCGCTGGTCGGAGGCTTTTGCCCAGACGCTGCAAAGGCCCGATATACAGCAGTACTTCGACGCCATGGGCGTGGTGCGCGACGACCTGCGTCTGCAGGACTTTGCCCGTCTGGTGCAGGCCGAGCATGCGCGCTACGGCCAGCTCGTCAAGCGCGCCCAGATACAGATGCACTGA